One Stenotrophomonas maltophilia DNA window includes the following coding sequences:
- a CDS encoding YbjQ family protein, translating into MADPYNSGTPSPPELRFDDALVTTAFELPGHRVVRNLGVVRGITVRSRSIVGNFLGGIQTLFGGNITIYTELCEQAREETYRDMVKHARQLGANAIIGMRYDATDVMTGLTEVLCYGTAVVVEPLR; encoded by the coding sequence ATGGCAGACCCCTACAACAGCGGCACCCCTTCCCCGCCGGAGCTGCGCTTCGACGATGCGCTGGTCACCACCGCCTTCGAGCTGCCCGGCCATCGCGTGGTGCGCAACCTGGGCGTTGTGCGCGGCATCACCGTGCGCTCGCGTTCGATCGTCGGCAACTTCCTGGGCGGCATCCAGACGCTCTTCGGCGGCAACATCACCATCTACACCGAGCTGTGCGAACAGGCCCGCGAGGAAACCTACCGCGACATGGTCAAGCACGCGCGGCAGCTGGGTGCCAACGCGATCATCGGCATGCGCTACGACGCCACCGATGTGATGACCGGGCTGACCGAGGTGCTGTGCTATGGCACGGCGGTGGTGGTGGAGCCCCTCCGCTAA
- a CDS encoding alpha/beta fold hydrolase, translated as MTDRIPLLLLPGLLNDAELWRAQLADLADIADCTVGDQTRGETLQAVAEDVLAQAPERFALAGFSLGGFVAQQILRIAPERVLQLALVDTSIHADSTERAEQRRSQRASVRLPGKFHGFGDVLMRSYIDASRLDDYVLVQRVRDMTARLGADVFLRQSALERRDGHDVLAGYRDPLLIICGANDRITPLAVSEEMHTMVPHSQLVVVPDCGHLAPMEKPDEVSAAMRGWLLLV; from the coding sequence ATGACCGACCGTATCCCCCTGTTGCTGCTGCCTGGCCTGCTCAACGATGCCGAGCTGTGGCGCGCGCAGCTGGCCGACCTGGCCGATATCGCCGACTGCACCGTGGGCGACCAGACCCGTGGTGAGACCCTGCAGGCGGTGGCCGAAGACGTGCTGGCGCAGGCACCGGAGCGCTTTGCGTTGGCCGGTTTCTCGCTGGGCGGCTTCGTCGCCCAGCAGATCCTGCGCATCGCGCCCGAGCGTGTGCTGCAGCTGGCGCTGGTCGATACCTCGATCCACGCCGATTCAACGGAACGTGCCGAACAGCGCCGCAGCCAACGGGCCAGCGTGCGCCTGCCCGGCAAGTTCCATGGCTTCGGCGATGTGCTGATGCGCAGCTACATCGATGCCTCGCGGCTGGATGATTACGTGCTGGTGCAACGTGTGCGTGACATGACCGCCCGCCTGGGCGCGGACGTGTTCCTGCGCCAGAGTGCGCTGGAACGCCGTGACGGCCATGACGTGCTGGCTGGCTACCGCGACCCGCTGCTGATCATCTGTGGCGCCAACGACCGCATTACGCCACTCGCGGTCAGCGAGGAAATGCACACGATGGTGCCGCACTCGCAACTGGTGGTGGTACCCGATTGCGGGCACCTGGCACCGATGGAGAAACCGGACGAGGTGAGCGCGGCGATGCGTGGGTGGTTGCTGCTGGTGTGA
- a CDS encoding MFS transporter produces the protein MTRGIPLALLALTLGAFAIGTTEFVIVGLIPTIAADLQVSLPSAGLLVSLYALGVAIGAPVLTALTGRVPRKSLLVALMVLFTFGNVIAFLAPGYTSLIIARILTGLAHGVFFSIGSIIATAVVPKEKAASAIAIMFTGLTVALVTGVPLGTFIGQHLGWRATFLAVAGLGVIALLGALLFVPRSVPQSAPASFRQQLAVLAQPRLLLVYAMTALGYGGTFLAFTYLAPILQDITGFSANAVSLVLLVYGVSVAIGNLWGGRMADRMGPVPALKRIFALLALVLFVLTFTAYNTWLMLLTVLALGAVAFGNVPALQVYVVKQAQRYAPQAADVASGLNIAAFNVGIAMGASLGGLVVEHLGLMHTPWLGALVVVLAYALTVLSGRLDRRDGIDDRADGIAVAAH, from the coding sequence ATGACCCGTGGCATTCCCCTCGCCCTGCTGGCGTTGACCCTCGGTGCCTTCGCCATCGGCACCACCGAGTTCGTCATCGTCGGCCTGATTCCGACCATTGCCGCCGATCTTCAGGTCAGCCTGCCCTCCGCAGGCCTGCTGGTCTCGCTGTATGCCCTCGGCGTGGCCATCGGTGCGCCGGTGCTGACCGCGCTCACCGGCCGCGTGCCGCGCAAGTCGCTGCTGGTGGCCCTGATGGTGCTGTTCACCTTCGGCAACGTCATCGCCTTCCTGGCGCCGGGCTACACCTCGCTGATCATCGCCCGCATCCTCACCGGCCTCGCCCACGGGGTGTTCTTCTCGATCGGTTCGATCATCGCCACCGCGGTGGTGCCGAAGGAGAAGGCCGCCAGCGCGATCGCCATCATGTTCACCGGCCTGACCGTGGCACTGGTGACCGGGGTGCCGCTGGGCACCTTCATCGGCCAGCACCTGGGCTGGCGCGCCACCTTCCTGGCGGTGGCCGGCCTCGGCGTGATCGCCCTGCTCGGTGCACTGCTGTTCGTGCCGCGCAGCGTGCCGCAGAGTGCGCCGGCCAGCTTCCGCCAGCAGCTGGCTGTGCTCGCCCAGCCCCGCCTGCTGCTGGTCTATGCGATGACCGCGCTGGGCTACGGCGGCACCTTCCTGGCCTTCACCTATCTGGCGCCGATCCTGCAGGACATCACCGGTTTCTCCGCCAATGCGGTCAGCCTGGTGCTGCTGGTGTACGGCGTGTCGGTGGCGATCGGCAACCTGTGGGGCGGGCGCATGGCCGACCGCATGGGTCCCGTGCCCGCGCTGAAGCGCATCTTCGCATTGCTGGCCCTGGTGCTGTTCGTACTCACGTTCACTGCCTACAACACCTGGTTGATGCTGCTGACAGTGCTGGCGCTGGGCGCGGTGGCGTTCGGCAACGTGCCGGCGCTGCAGGTGTATGTGGTCAAGCAGGCGCAGCGCTACGCGCCGCAGGCGGCCGACGTGGCCTCGGGCCTGAACATCGCCGCATTCAACGTTGGCATCGCCATGGGCGCCTCGCTGGGCGGTCTGGTGGTGGAGCACCTCGGCCTGATGCATACGCCCTGGCTGGGCGCGCTGGTGGTCGTACTCGCCTACGCGCTGACCGTGCTCAGTGGCCGCCTGGACCGCCGCGACGGCATCGATGACCGCGCCGATGGCATCGCCGTGGCCGCGCATTGA
- a CDS encoding LysR family transcriptional regulator yields the protein MKTTLDEMQAFLSVIDSGSISAAAEQLGQTPSGVSRALGRLEDKLGITLLTRTTRRLHLTAEGEAFLRHARAIIDAVESAEEQMAARRERPAGRLRVDAAMPFVLHVIAPLVAGYRARYPEVQLELNSSDRYIDLLERRTDLAIRIGPLADSTLHARLLGRCQLRLVASPAYLARHGEPASAAALGQHTLLSFNEPESLNRWPLPGESDGLLLVRPDIAVSSGETLRRLAVEGVGITCLSDFVTDRDRAAGTLVPVLAAQTLDVYQPIHAVYYRNTAVSSRISSFVDHLADAMAQSDYVR from the coding sequence ATGAAGACCACTCTCGATGAAATGCAGGCGTTCCTCTCGGTGATCGACAGCGGCTCGATCAGTGCCGCCGCCGAGCAGCTGGGGCAGACGCCCTCGGGCGTGAGCCGTGCGCTGGGGCGGCTGGAGGACAAGTTGGGGATCACCCTGCTGACCCGTACCACCCGCCGCCTGCACCTGACCGCCGAGGGCGAGGCGTTCCTGCGCCATGCGCGCGCGATCATCGATGCGGTGGAATCGGCCGAGGAACAGATGGCGGCGCGCCGCGAGCGCCCGGCAGGGCGCCTGCGCGTGGATGCGGCGATGCCGTTCGTGCTGCACGTGATTGCGCCGCTGGTGGCCGGCTATCGCGCGCGTTACCCGGAAGTGCAGCTGGAGTTGAACAGCTCCGACCGCTACATCGACCTGCTCGAACGGCGCACCGATCTGGCGATCCGGATCGGCCCGCTGGCCGACTCCACCCTGCATGCGCGGCTGCTGGGCCGCTGCCAGCTGCGGCTGGTGGCCAGCCCGGCCTACCTGGCCAGGCACGGCGAACCGGCCAGTGCCGCTGCGCTGGGCCAGCACACACTGCTCAGCTTCAACGAGCCGGAGTCACTCAACCGCTGGCCGTTGCCCGGAGAGTCGGATGGGCTGCTGCTGGTGCGGCCGGACATCGCCGTGTCCAGTGGCGAGACACTGCGCCGTCTGGCGGTGGAAGGCGTCGGCATCACCTGCCTGTCCGACTTCGTCACCGATCGCGACCGCGCTGCCGGCACGCTGGTGCCGGTGCTGGCAGCGCAGACACTGGATGTGTACCAGCCGATCCACGCGGTGTACTACCGCAACACCGCCGTATCGTCGCGGATCAGCTCGTTCGTGGATCACCTGGCCGATGCGATGGCGCAGAGCGATTACGTGCGCTGA
- the dkgB gene encoding 2,5-didehydrogluconate reductase DkgB, which produces MTVPAFGLGTFRLKDQTVIDSVRNALDVGYRAVDTAQIYGNEAEVGQAIAESGVPRDDLYLTTKVWISEFKHDALLASLRTSLEKLRTDRVDLALIHWPSPNDKVDVPMEEYLPALAEAKAQGLTRAIGISNFTIAQTRKAIEILGVDAIATNQIEIHPYLQNRLLVKFLQDNGIHITAYMSLAYGEVIKDPVIQAIAGRHQATPAQIALAWALQQGYSVIPSSTKRENLASNLDAASIRLTDEDMAQIAKLDRGHRLANPDGIAPAWD; this is translated from the coding sequence ATGACTGTTCCCGCTTTTGGCCTTGGTACCTTCCGCCTGAAGGACCAGACCGTGATCGACTCGGTGCGCAATGCACTGGATGTCGGCTACCGCGCCGTCGATACCGCGCAGATCTATGGCAACGAAGCCGAGGTCGGCCAGGCCATCGCCGAGTCCGGCGTGCCACGTGATGATCTGTACCTCACCACCAAAGTGTGGATCTCCGAGTTCAAGCACGATGCGCTGCTGGCCAGCCTGCGTACCAGCCTCGAAAAGCTGCGCACCGACCGCGTCGACCTGGCGCTGATCCATTGGCCCTCGCCGAACGACAAGGTCGACGTGCCGATGGAGGAGTACCTGCCGGCGCTGGCCGAAGCCAAGGCGCAGGGGCTGACCAGGGCGATCGGCATCTCCAACTTCACCATCGCCCAGACCCGCAAGGCGATCGAGATCCTCGGCGTCGATGCGATCGCCACCAACCAGATCGAGATCCATCCGTACCTGCAGAACCGCCTGCTGGTGAAGTTCCTGCAGGACAACGGCATCCACATCACCGCCTACATGAGCCTGGCATATGGCGAGGTGATCAAGGACCCGGTGATCCAGGCCATTGCCGGCCGCCACCAGGCCACGCCGGCGCAGATTGCGCTGGCCTGGGCCCTGCAGCAGGGTTACTCGGTGATTCCGTCTTCGACCAAGCGCGAGAACCTGGCCAGCAACCTGGACGCGGCCTCGATCCGGCTGACCGACGAGGACATGGCGCAGATCGCCAAGCTGGATCGCGGCCATCGCCTGGCCAACCCGGACGGCATCGCGCCCGCCTGGGATTGA
- the mgtE gene encoding magnesium transporter, with the protein MNQKQLLRPVADAAALAAPLANFNTADAVEFLNTLELTRAAETLAALPLPRAVKMLEAPELHRSGELVAALPPARAAALLGLMADDRATDIVHELDEEERARLIPLLGTDARQAIQKLLSYPPNTAGALMTTEYVAVPASWTVAQTLQHIRQVERTRETVYAIYVLDPASQQLQQVVTMRRLITGLPEESILDVAQVNPPVTVDALMDQEEVARLIRRHDLLAIPVVDAQQQMLGIVTVDDVLDALIEESTEDAHKFGGMEALDKPYMQIGFFEMLRKRAGWLSVLFLGEMLTASAMQHYEDELARAVVLTLFIPLIMSSGGNSGSQATSLLIRSLALRELRLRDWWKVALREVPTGMVLGAILGCLAIVRIVIWQLGGLHDYGEHWILLAITIGAALVGIVTFGSLSGSMLPFILKRLGFDPASASAPFVATLVDVTGLVIYFSIAAMILHGTLL; encoded by the coding sequence ATGAACCAGAAGCAATTGTTGCGCCCGGTGGCCGATGCCGCCGCACTGGCCGCACCGCTGGCGAACTTCAACACCGCCGATGCGGTGGAATTCCTCAACACGCTGGAACTGACCCGCGCCGCGGAAACGCTGGCTGCGCTGCCGTTGCCGCGTGCAGTGAAGATGCTCGAAGCGCCGGAGCTGCACCGCAGTGGCGAGCTGGTGGCCGCGCTGCCACCGGCGCGGGCTGCGGCTCTGCTGGGCCTGATGGCCGACGACCGCGCCACCGACATTGTCCACGAGCTGGACGAAGAAGAGCGCGCGCGGCTGATTCCACTGCTGGGCACCGACGCCCGCCAGGCCATCCAGAAGCTGCTCAGCTACCCGCCGAACACCGCCGGCGCGCTGATGACCACCGAGTACGTGGCGGTACCCGCCAGCTGGACCGTGGCGCAGACCCTGCAGCACATCCGCCAGGTCGAGCGCACCCGTGAAACGGTATACGCGATCTACGTGCTGGACCCGGCCAGCCAGCAGCTGCAGCAGGTGGTGACCATGCGCCGGCTGATCACCGGCCTGCCGGAGGAGTCGATCCTGGACGTGGCCCAGGTCAATCCACCGGTGACGGTGGACGCACTGATGGACCAGGAAGAAGTGGCACGGCTGATCCGTCGCCACGACCTGCTGGCGATCCCGGTGGTCGATGCGCAGCAGCAGATGCTCGGCATCGTCACCGTCGATGACGTACTGGATGCGCTGATCGAGGAATCCACCGAGGACGCGCACAAGTTTGGCGGCATGGAAGCGCTGGACAAGCCGTACATGCAGATCGGTTTCTTCGAGATGCTGCGCAAGCGCGCCGGCTGGCTGAGCGTGCTGTTCCTGGGCGAGATGCTGACCGCCAGCGCGATGCAGCACTATGAGGACGAACTGGCGCGCGCGGTGGTGCTGACCCTGTTCATTCCGCTGATCATGAGTTCGGGCGGCAACTCCGGTTCGCAGGCCACCTCGCTGCTGATCCGCAGCCTGGCGCTGCGCGAACTGCGCCTGCGCGACTGGTGGAAGGTGGCCCTGCGCGAAGTGCCCACCGGCATGGTGCTGGGCGCGATCCTCGGCTGCCTGGCCATCGTGCGCATCGTCATCTGGCAGCTGGGTGGCCTGCATGACTACGGCGAGCACTGGATCCTGCTGGCGATCACCATCGGCGCCGCGCTGGTCGGCATCGTCACGTTCGGCTCGCTGTCCGGATCGATGCTGCCGTTCATCCTGAAGCGGCTCGGCTTCGACCCGGCCAGCGCCTCGGCCCCGTTCGTCGCCACTTTGGTGGACGTGACCGGCCTGGTGATCTACTTCAGCATCGCCGCGATGATCCTGCACGGTACGTTGCTGTAG
- a CDS encoding bifunctional acetate--CoA ligase family protein/GNAT family N-acetyltransferase encodes MSTYHLQSVFRPQSVAVIGGSPRERSAGRAVMRNLRGTGFPGKVAWINPRHAEMDGIRTVKRLKDLDWVPDLVVITAPAAIVPQVVRTAAERGVQAAIILTAHLGEGPGSPSAQVEAVARKHGLRILGPHCLGVIAPHARLNASIAAHFPQAGDLALISESSAIAAALVEWGVARSVGFSAVVSLGDTMDVDFGDLLDYFATDYRTRAILLYVEQIKDARKFMSAARAAARAKPVVVVKSGRAERVQPGSRDTHVQALARADDVYGAAFNRAGLLRVGALDELFTAAESLGRLGTFPGRRLAILSNGGGVGRLAVDQLIALRGTLANLSESTIEKLDAVLPQGWSRSNPVDIVVDADGDRYAAAIEALLADNENDAVMVVNVPTAFTSSADAAQALTRTLGLRPRHHRDKPVFAVWLGNDDQATATLNAARVPTYPTEAEAVRGFQHLVRYREAQNALMETPPSLPQDFNVDATAARALVDAALANGQQWLDPLATHELLKAYGIPSAPVMHARDAHEAMDLAQPLLERGATVALKILSPDIPHKSEVDGVRLNLSTLPAVQSAAKAILSRARQLRPDARIDGLLVQPTIVRPKARELIVGIADDATFGPVIVVGRGGTAVEVINDKALALPPLDLRLAHELIGQTRASRILKAYGDVPAADERALALALVKLAQLAADIPEVRTLDINPLLVDGKGILALDARVAVAPSRILHKGRGHPRFSVFPYPKEWERTIELSDGGRAFVRPVRPEDDALFRAFFARVSDEDLRLRFFQSVKHFSHEFIARLTQLDYARSIALVAIEPRSGEMLGAVRLHADADYHRGEYGILIRSDLKGHGIGWRLMAIMIEYAKWLGLDVVEGQVLRENSTMLAMCQSLGFKTKLDPDDPTVMIVTLPVQQVEVPAPDL; translated from the coding sequence ATGAGTACCTACCACCTGCAGTCTGTGTTCCGTCCGCAGTCGGTCGCGGTGATCGGCGGCAGCCCGCGCGAGCGCTCGGCCGGGCGCGCGGTGATGCGCAACCTGCGCGGCACCGGCTTCCCCGGCAAGGTGGCGTGGATCAATCCACGGCATGCCGAGATGGATGGCATCCGCACGGTCAAGCGGCTGAAGGACCTGGACTGGGTGCCCGACCTGGTGGTGATCACCGCACCGGCGGCGATCGTGCCGCAGGTGGTGCGTACCGCCGCAGAACGTGGCGTGCAGGCGGCAATCATCCTCACCGCGCACCTGGGCGAAGGCCCGGGCTCGCCGTCGGCGCAGGTGGAGGCGGTGGCCCGCAAGCATGGCCTGCGCATCCTCGGCCCACACTGCCTGGGTGTGATCGCACCGCATGCACGTCTCAATGCGAGCATCGCCGCGCACTTCCCGCAGGCCGGTGACCTCGCGCTGATCTCCGAATCCTCGGCCATTGCCGCCGCGCTGGTGGAATGGGGCGTGGCGCGCTCGGTCGGCTTCTCCGCCGTGGTCTCGCTGGGCGATACGATGGACGTCGACTTCGGTGACCTGCTCGACTACTTCGCCACCGACTACCGCACCCGCGCCATCCTGCTCTACGTCGAGCAGATCAAGGATGCGCGCAAGTTCATGTCGGCCGCGCGTGCCGCCGCCCGCGCCAAGCCGGTGGTGGTGGTGAAGTCCGGCCGCGCCGAGCGCGTGCAGCCGGGCAGCCGCGATACCCATGTGCAGGCCCTGGCCCGCGCCGACGACGTGTATGGCGCCGCGTTCAACCGCGCCGGCCTGCTGCGCGTGGGCGCGCTGGACGAACTGTTCACCGCTGCCGAATCGCTGGGCCGGTTGGGGACGTTCCCCGGTCGTCGCCTGGCCATCCTCAGCAATGGCGGTGGTGTCGGCCGCCTTGCCGTGGACCAGCTGATCGCATTGCGTGGCACGCTGGCCAACCTGTCCGAGAGCACCATCGAGAAACTCGACGCGGTGCTGCCGCAGGGCTGGTCGCGCAGCAATCCGGTCGACATCGTGGTCGACGCCGATGGTGACCGCTATGCCGCGGCCATCGAAGCGCTGCTCGCCGACAACGAGAACGACGCGGTGATGGTGGTGAACGTGCCGACCGCGTTCACCTCATCGGCGGACGCCGCGCAGGCGCTCACCCGCACGCTCGGCCTGCGCCCGCGCCATCATCGGGACAAGCCGGTGTTTGCGGTGTGGCTGGGCAACGACGACCAGGCAACGGCCACGCTCAACGCGGCGCGGGTGCCGACCTATCCCACCGAGGCGGAGGCCGTACGTGGCTTCCAGCACCTGGTGCGTTACCGCGAAGCACAGAACGCCCTGATGGAAACGCCACCCAGCCTGCCGCAGGACTTCAATGTCGACGCTACGGCCGCACGCGCGCTGGTTGATGCTGCGCTGGCCAATGGCCAGCAGTGGCTGGACCCGCTGGCCACGCATGAACTGCTGAAGGCCTATGGCATTCCCTCCGCGCCGGTGATGCATGCGCGCGATGCGCACGAGGCGATGGACCTGGCGCAGCCGCTGCTGGAGCGCGGTGCCACCGTGGCACTGAAGATCCTGTCACCGGACATCCCACACAAGTCGGAAGTGGACGGCGTGCGCCTGAACCTGTCCACGCTGCCGGCGGTGCAGAGCGCGGCCAAGGCGATCCTGTCGCGTGCGCGCCAGCTGCGGCCGGATGCGCGTATCGATGGCCTGCTGGTGCAGCCGACCATCGTTCGCCCGAAGGCGCGCGAGCTGATCGTCGGCATTGCCGATGACGCGACGTTCGGCCCGGTGATCGTGGTCGGCCGTGGCGGTACCGCGGTTGAAGTGATCAATGACAAGGCGTTGGCGCTGCCGCCGCTGGACCTGCGCCTGGCCCACGAGCTGATCGGCCAGACCCGCGCCTCGCGCATCCTCAAGGCCTATGGCGATGTGCCTGCCGCCGACGAGCGCGCACTGGCGTTGGCGCTGGTCAAGCTGGCGCAGCTGGCCGCCGACATTCCCGAAGTGCGCACGCTGGACATCAATCCGCTGCTGGTCGACGGCAAGGGCATCCTCGCCCTCGACGCACGCGTGGCGGTGGCGCCGTCGCGCATCCTGCATAAGGGCCGTGGCCATCCGCGTTTTTCGGTGTTCCCGTACCCGAAGGAGTGGGAGCGCACCATCGAACTGTCCGATGGCGGCCGGGCCTTCGTGCGTCCGGTGCGGCCGGAGGACGACGCGCTGTTCCGTGCGTTCTTCGCCCGCGTCAGCGACGAGGACCTGCGCCTGCGCTTCTTCCAGTCGGTGAAGCACTTCAGCCACGAATTCATCGCACGCCTGACCCAGCTCGACTACGCACGCTCGATCGCGCTGGTGGCGATCGAGCCGCGCAGTGGCGAAATGCTGGGCGCGGTGCGCCTGCACGCCGATGCCGATTACCACCGTGGTGAGTACGGCATCCTGATCCGCTCGGATCTGAAGGGCCACGGCATCGGTTGGCGGCTGATGGCGATCATGATCGAGTACGCCAAGTGGCTGGGCCTGGACGTGGTCGAAGGCCAGGTGCTGCGCGAGAACAGCACCATGCTGGCGATGTGTCAGAGCCTGGGCTTCAAGACCAAGCTGGACCCGGACGACCCGACGGTGATGATAGTGACCCTGCCGGTGCAGCAGGTCGAGGTGCCGGCACCGGACTTGTAG
- a CDS encoding ATP-binding response regulator gives MHGPHTSSSMSSPAALLHAARLLEMHRLALLLSCFQEPRASGFRVLLQALAVLWCWLWIDGPQPVLADEAARVLPAAIVLLAVSVAWALFVNLCRARRDTWYDAAGLLLSLAMVAIQVHSAFILLMALNATLPFLVIAATVAYGRKAMAPAIAVTAVALLWAAPEGYWFSRPAYLAYALALTILLPLVVASLVAAMREIALRAIASREAQGRFVGTMSHELRTPLNAIISGIQLLEVNTASAAQRHALATVAGQAQALRHRIDDVLDVASIDGGKLKLRPHPCSLRSIIEAAQANCMPAAADKGVVLQVDAGRADVWLLADGGRIEQVVTNLLCNAIKFSPMAGEARVSVGAVRSVDDWQVRISVCDSGTGIDDAQRDTIFSPFVQVSQGEARCEQGVGLGLYIVRLISDAMGGTISVGRSDAGGASFVWCFAAAVADEADPLPSLDELFQSHAAVVRPLHCLLFEDVETNREVVQHLLQCAGHRLSFRQDGHDAQAVIKALAPDVVLLDLHMPGCSGWDVLEALVRDPGAPPVLVMSADTRVEVIDRAQALGAAGFLCKPLDIGSVLDMLRGVAER, from the coding sequence ATGCATGGTCCGCACACGTCCTCTTCAATGTCGTCCCCGGCAGCGCTGCTGCATGCTGCGCGCTTGCTGGAAATGCATCGTCTGGCGCTACTGCTGTCGTGCTTTCAGGAGCCGCGCGCCAGTGGGTTCCGGGTGCTGTTGCAGGCGCTTGCGGTGCTGTGGTGCTGGCTCTGGATCGATGGCCCACAGCCTGTTCTGGCCGATGAGGCAGCGCGTGTGCTGCCGGCCGCCATTGTACTTCTGGCGGTATCTGTGGCGTGGGCACTCTTTGTAAACCTTTGCAGGGCGCGTCGCGACACGTGGTACGACGCGGCGGGTCTTCTGCTTAGTCTGGCGATGGTGGCCATCCAGGTGCACTCGGCCTTCATCCTGTTGATGGCACTCAATGCAACTCTGCCGTTCCTCGTCATCGCCGCGACGGTAGCTTACGGACGCAAGGCCATGGCGCCGGCAATCGCGGTAACGGCCGTGGCATTGTTGTGGGCAGCCCCCGAAGGCTACTGGTTCTCGCGGCCCGCCTATCTGGCCTATGCGCTGGCGTTGACCATCCTGTTGCCGCTGGTCGTGGCGTCACTGGTGGCAGCGATGCGCGAAATCGCGTTGCGTGCCATTGCGTCGCGTGAGGCGCAGGGGCGATTCGTCGGCACCATGAGTCATGAGCTTCGCACGCCGCTCAATGCCATCATCAGCGGTATCCAGCTTCTGGAGGTCAATACGGCAAGTGCTGCCCAGCGGCACGCGCTGGCCACCGTTGCAGGGCAGGCCCAGGCGCTCCGGCATCGCATTGATGATGTACTTGATGTTGCCAGCATAGATGGCGGCAAGCTGAAGCTGCGGCCACATCCTTGTTCACTGCGTTCCATCATCGAGGCGGCGCAGGCGAACTGCATGCCTGCGGCTGCCGACAAGGGCGTGGTGCTGCAGGTGGATGCGGGGAGAGCGGACGTATGGCTGTTGGCAGACGGCGGTCGCATCGAACAGGTGGTGACCAATCTTCTCTGCAATGCCATCAAGTTCAGCCCCATGGCGGGCGAGGCGAGGGTCTCGGTTGGCGCCGTTCGATCGGTGGATGACTGGCAGGTGCGGATCTCGGTCTGCGACTCCGGCACGGGCATCGACGACGCGCAGAGAGACACGATTTTCTCGCCTTTCGTGCAGGTCAGTCAGGGCGAAGCGCGTTGCGAACAGGGCGTCGGGCTGGGGCTGTACATCGTTCGGCTGATTTCCGATGCCATGGGCGGAACGATCAGCGTCGGCCGCAGCGACGCCGGCGGCGCCTCATTCGTGTGGTGCTTCGCTGCTGCCGTGGCCGATGAGGCTGACCCGCTTCCCTCACTGGATGAGCTTTTCCAGTCGCACGCGGCGGTGGTTCGTCCGCTGCACTGCCTGCTGTTCGAAGACGTGGAGACCAACCGCGAGGTGGTGCAGCACCTGCTGCAGTGTGCAGGCCATCGTCTCAGCTTCCGGCAAGATGGTCACGATGCTCAGGCAGTGATCAAGGCGCTGGCGCCCGACGTAGTCCTGCTGGATCTGCACATGCCAGGTTGCAGTGGATGGGACGTACTGGAGGCGCTGGTCAGGGACCCTGGGGCGCCTCCCGTTCTGGTGATGAGTGCAGACACCCGGGTGGAGGTGATTGACAGGGCGCAGGCGCTGGGTGCGGCTGGTTTTCTGTGCAAGCCACTGGACATCGGGAGCGTTCTGGATATGTTGCGCGGTGTTGCAGAGCGCTGA